In a single window of the Candidatus Thermoplasmatota archaeon genome:
- a CDS encoding Ig-like domain-containing protein, whose protein sequence is MRRAALAATVLLVLVTPWVPPADSDFLASGVVNASNRVLTVGGPAVAANASWTVVAWNENASFRAWDVHYRIRVDDGPWGRARNLTATATNSWLPALAFSAGALHALWIEDVSSARLPEVRTAHTRDGENWTAPTVLGEGVILRPALVAGPEESLHAVWAAGDRVWYARWNGARWFPPEPASGSPREGAFLSVALALDREQRPLVAWTWKPVVRSSEPVETPEEAARVETAVRLATGWETPFLLSNPQRGSATDPSLWRANNGTLYVAFHQVLTRGVVLWAVRETDQWTVPHVIEGTHGSGTYPRIAVGGGTVRIAFVHRTNGSAAVLAEERGNSWVSETLAYSDNPLGVGFIDHIRDAQGHSRVVWTYQPPNRSVDVFYYERAHDALVVDTSPPTIADVRPSPGSFLNSSTVRIEVLYLKIGTMDASSLRLLVDDVPVTNATVQDGRVAAEVRGLAEGPHTVDFSFADFSGNRIERTWTFHVDVTPPSTNLVLEPPLSAGQWHRGGVQLTWQGLDPGEGASGYAGVATTLYRNGQRAFASQLAPGTHALSQLASRFAFPLEGHFVLLYAGTDAAGNAEAPRNVTFQVDSIAPTSRVLPLPAVSNAAELAVEVSATDQGAGIERLELWGRDMDARAQLPSDWRLLQAFASAEGAHRLASPDGRLWEFYTVARDRAGNAESAPPAARASLVVDRTAPSVRVMQPGDGSTISTTTSVIVDASDAVSGVTRVRFLLDGNAFANATSPPYVAAIDPREVPAGDHVVTVEALDAAGNVGSVAFRLTTVGGRPRDNATTPPGGSFLPGFDVLVAVGGLVLVATVLRRKIGQP, encoded by the coding sequence GTGAGGCGCGCGGCACTTGCGGCGACGGTCCTCCTCGTCCTCGTCACGCCTTGGGTCCCGCCCGCGGATTCGGATTTCCTTGCGTCGGGCGTCGTGAACGCCTCCAACCGCGTGCTCACCGTGGGCGGTCCGGCCGTCGCGGCCAACGCGAGCTGGACGGTCGTCGCCTGGAACGAGAACGCCTCCTTCCGCGCGTGGGACGTGCACTACCGGATCCGCGTCGACGACGGTCCCTGGGGCCGCGCGCGCAACCTCACGGCGACGGCGACAAACTCGTGGCTGCCAGCGCTTGCATTCTCGGCGGGCGCCTTGCACGCCCTCTGGATCGAGGACGTGTCGAGCGCGCGCCTGCCCGAGGTTCGCACCGCGCACACGCGAGACGGCGAGAACTGGACGGCCCCGACCGTGCTTGGCGAGGGCGTGATCCTGCGGCCGGCCCTCGTGGCCGGGCCCGAGGAGAGCCTCCACGCGGTGTGGGCCGCCGGCGACCGCGTGTGGTACGCGCGGTGGAACGGAGCGCGCTGGTTCCCTCCGGAGCCGGCCTCGGGCTCGCCGCGGGAAGGAGCGTTCTTGTCGGTGGCCCTCGCGCTCGATCGGGAGCAGCGACCCTTGGTCGCTTGGACGTGGAAGCCCGTCGTGCGCTCCTCGGAGCCCGTCGAAACCCCGGAGGAGGCCGCGCGCGTGGAGACGGCCGTGCGATTGGCCACCGGTTGGGAAACGCCTTTCCTGCTGTCGAACCCGCAGCGCGGCTCCGCCACGGACCCGTCGCTGTGGCGCGCCAACAACGGCACCCTGTACGTGGCCTTCCACCAGGTGCTCACCCGGGGCGTCGTCCTGTGGGCGGTTCGCGAGACCGACCAGTGGACGGTTCCCCACGTCATCGAAGGCACGCACGGGAGCGGCACGTACCCGCGCATCGCCGTGGGGGGAGGAACCGTCCGCATCGCCTTTGTCCACCGCACGAACGGATCGGCCGCCGTGCTCGCCGAGGAGCGGGGGAACTCGTGGGTGTCCGAGACGCTCGCCTACAGCGACAACCCGCTGGGCGTGGGTTTCATCGACCACATCCGCGACGCGCAGGGCCACTCGCGCGTCGTCTGGACCTACCAGCCGCCCAACCGCTCCGTCGACGTCTTCTACTACGAACGCGCCCACGATGCTCTTGTGGTCGACACCTCACCGCCTACGATCGCCGACGTGCGCCCTTCGCCCGGCTCGTTCTTGAATTCCTCGACGGTGCGCATCGAGGTCCTCTACCTCAAGATCGGCACCATGGACGCCTCCTCCCTCCGGCTGCTTGTCGACGACGTGCCGGTTACGAACGCAACCGTCCAGGATGGTCGCGTCGCCGCCGAGGTCCGCGGCCTTGCGGAGGGGCCCCACACGGTGGACTTCTCGTTCGCCGACTTCTCCGGCAACCGCATCGAGCGGACGTGGACGTTCCACGTGGACGTGACGCCGCCTTCCACCAACCTTGTCCTCGAACCCCCGCTGTCCGCCGGCCAGTGGCACCGGGGCGGCGTGCAGCTCACCTGGCAGGGCCTCGATCCGGGCGAAGGCGCAAGCGGATACGCGGGCGTGGCCACCACGCTCTACCGCAACGGGCAACGCGCGTTTGCCTCCCAGCTTGCGCCCGGGACGCACGCGCTCTCGCAGCTGGCCTCGCGTTTCGCCTTCCCGCTCGAGGGCCATTTCGTGCTCCTCTACGCGGGCACCGACGCGGCCGGCAACGCCGAGGCGCCCCGCAACGTCACCTTCCAGGTCGACTCCATCGCGCCCACCTCGCGCGTGCTGCCGCTCCCCGCCGTCTCGAACGCCGCCGAGCTCGCCGTCGAGGTGTCGGCCACCGACCAGGGCGCGGGCATCGAGCGCCTCGAGCTTTGGGGGCGCGACATGGACGCGCGGGCGCAACTTCCCAGCGACTGGCGGCTCCTGCAGGCCTTTGCGTCGGCCGAAGGCGCGCACCGGCTCGCGTCCCCCGACGGACGGCTGTGGGAGTTCTACACGGTCGCGCGGGACCGCGCCGGCAACGCGGAATCCGCGCCGCCTGCGGCCAGGGCCTCCCTCGTCGTCGATCGGACGGCACCCTCCGTGCGCGTGATGCAGCCGGGGGACGGAAGCACCATCTCGACCACGACGAGCGTGATCGTCGACGCAAGCGACGCCGTTTCCGGCGTGACGCGCGTGCGCTTCCTCCTCGACGGGAACGCGTTTGCCAACGCGACCTCGCCCCCCTACGTGGCGGCCATCGACCCGCGCGAGGTTCCCGCGGGTGACCACGTCGTGACGGTGGAAGCGCTGGACGCGGCTGGAAACGTGGGCTCCGTGGCGTTCCGGCTGACGACGGTGGGAGGGCGCCCACGGGACAACGCGACGACGCCTCCGGGCGGGAGTTTCCTTCCAGGCTTCGACGTCCTCGTCGCCGTGGGCGGCCTGGTCCTTGTCGCCACGGTCCTCCGGCGGAAAATCGGGCAGCCCTGA